One window from the genome of Gimesia aquarii encodes:
- a CDS encoding PSD1 and planctomycete cytochrome C domain-containing protein translates to MFCAVRAFLFNTRLLSILVCGMLLSHIQQIPGQESRLAQGLVNQTFDSHKKEQPGFGWNGGWVLSKQQPALFVDVKQKKSQNEQQQAIQHEALIQGSNKRNNPLRRELQETYQGQELFLRFRFRYAVDERLRDQGEFFVFWLDRYEGTDEAVHASHIPNIGVHVAASGPQKGKVVFMVRIGSHKTAWSSVELERDRDYQIVGRLSKPEKSLRAGFTRFDLWVDPKPDEFDQPVATAVNPQSVNAVRWVGFATGYKTEVDDRIYVSDLVLSRTWSDMLDLSPSQIPSMNQKKQQAWQSQVDFRKEIYPLLKQRCFSCHAGTNPDSGYRLDVYDELLGFSTGEELIVPGESAQSKLIQLVSSKVAEERMPPVDSTQPLSEREVALLSAWIDQGAKWDHQLLPTPKAESDHWAFQIIKRPEVPVMQNSKRVRTPVDAFIKRAYQKQGIQPAPEADKGTLIRRLYLDLIGLPPTAEQIETFVNDTDPRAYEKLVDHLLASKHYGERWARYWLDLTRWAESHGYQHDLPRPYAWRYRDYVIESFNEDKPFDQFIREQLAGDELKPYADEHVIATGFLASARISGNQMDKAAQRNDVLVDIVNVTSSALLGLTLECAQCHNHKFDPLTQRDYYRLQGFFVNGQLGNLSLQSQSLSNPTDMKAWMPKGTFDFYQREAKKLIKQKRFQHTTKPHTWGYYSPLTGHGNIERLPVVNRDPIPYSKERLKLTKSQILLRGDVHKRGPEVGKGWPAVLGATSESSETMSRTALADWLTDRKNPLVSRVWVNRLWQYHFGRGLVATPSDFGVQGEKPTHPELLDWLAAELMDQGWSTKHIHRLIVLSSTYRQARSFNETNLKQDPENRLLWSWPRRRLEAEAIRDSILCATGELKRELGGPSVPQEREEENLRRTIYLFQRRSEKPSVMAMFDAPDSIASCSRRQVSTVALQPLFMLNSQFMDRRAQVLAKTIVEEAGDHHGQQVERAFLRVLGRMPTAQEQKRAMLFYEMEKPVVEQKRPLSMLCHALLNLNEFMYIP, encoded by the coding sequence ATGTTTTGCGCTGTGCGGGCTTTTCTTTTTAATACAAGACTACTTTCCATACTGGTTTGTGGGATGCTGCTCTCTCACATTCAGCAGATACCGGGACAAGAATCACGACTGGCACAGGGCTTAGTCAATCAGACGTTTGATTCACACAAAAAAGAACAACCGGGATTTGGCTGGAACGGAGGCTGGGTACTTTCGAAACAGCAACCGGCTCTGTTTGTCGATGTGAAGCAAAAGAAATCACAAAACGAACAGCAACAGGCCATTCAACATGAAGCGCTGATTCAAGGTTCCAACAAACGCAATAATCCGTTGCGCAGAGAGTTGCAGGAAACCTATCAGGGACAGGAATTGTTTCTGCGGTTTCGATTCCGTTATGCGGTCGATGAAAGATTGCGTGATCAGGGCGAGTTTTTTGTCTTCTGGCTGGATCGTTATGAAGGCACTGATGAGGCGGTCCATGCTTCACACATTCCGAATATCGGTGTGCATGTGGCTGCCAGCGGTCCACAAAAAGGAAAAGTCGTGTTTATGGTTCGGATTGGGAGCCATAAAACCGCCTGGAGTTCTGTTGAGCTGGAACGCGATCGGGATTACCAGATTGTCGGCAGATTATCGAAGCCGGAAAAATCCCTGCGTGCGGGGTTTACGCGATTCGATTTATGGGTCGATCCGAAACCGGACGAATTCGACCAACCCGTGGCCACCGCGGTAAATCCGCAGAGTGTCAATGCGGTGCGTTGGGTCGGTTTTGCGACCGGGTATAAAACGGAAGTGGATGACCGGATTTATGTGAGTGATCTGGTATTGAGTCGCACCTGGAGTGATATGCTCGATTTATCACCGTCACAGATTCCCTCAATGAATCAGAAAAAACAGCAAGCCTGGCAGTCGCAGGTTGATTTTCGCAAAGAAATTTATCCGTTGCTTAAACAACGTTGTTTTTCCTGTCATGCGGGCACGAATCCCGATTCCGGCTATCGACTGGATGTGTATGACGAATTACTTGGGTTCAGTACCGGCGAAGAGTTGATTGTGCCGGGGGAAAGCGCACAAAGTAAGCTGATTCAGCTAGTTTCCTCAAAAGTCGCCGAGGAACGGATGCCGCCTGTAGATTCAACACAGCCGTTGTCTGAACGGGAAGTTGCTTTGTTAAGTGCCTGGATCGATCAAGGGGCAAAATGGGATCATCAGTTATTACCGACGCCCAAAGCCGAGTCCGATCATTGGGCCTTTCAAATCATTAAACGCCCCGAAGTGCCCGTGATGCAAAACTCCAAACGTGTGCGTACGCCCGTGGATGCGTTTATCAAGCGCGCGTATCAGAAACAGGGCATTCAACCTGCACCGGAAGCCGACAAGGGAACATTGATTCGGCGCCTCTATTTGGATCTGATCGGTTTACCGCCAACGGCAGAGCAAATCGAGACCTTTGTGAACGATACGGATCCGCGTGCTTACGAAAAACTGGTCGACCACTTATTAGCATCGAAACATTATGGCGAACGTTGGGCGCGGTATTGGCTCGATCTCACGCGCTGGGCGGAGAGCCACGGTTACCAGCATGATCTGCCGCGGCCTTATGCCTGGCGGTATCGTGATTATGTCATCGAGAGTTTTAATGAGGATAAACCCTTTGATCAGTTCATCAGGGAACAGTTAGCGGGAGATGAGCTGAAGCCGTATGCAGACGAGCATGTGATCGCGACCGGTTTTTTAGCATCGGCTCGAATCAGCGGTAATCAGATGGATAAGGCGGCACAGCGAAATGATGTGCTGGTGGATATTGTGAATGTCACCAGTAGTGCGCTGCTTGGTCTGACTCTGGAATGTGCTCAATGCCACAACCATAAATTCGATCCGTTGACACAGCGGGACTATTATCGGCTGCAGGGCTTTTTTGTGAATGGCCAATTGGGGAATCTGTCACTCCAGAGTCAGTCGCTTTCCAACCCCACAGACATGAAAGCGTGGATGCCGAAAGGGACGTTTGATTTTTATCAACGCGAGGCGAAGAAATTAATCAAACAGAAGCGATTTCAGCACACGACGAAACCGCATACCTGGGGGTATTATTCTCCGTTAACAGGGCATGGAAACATCGAACGGCTGCCGGTAGTGAACCGTGATCCGATCCCGTATTCCAAAGAACGCTTGAAACTGACCAAATCGCAAATCCTGCTTCGCGGCGATGTGCACAAGCGGGGACCGGAAGTAGGAAAAGGCTGGCCAGCAGTATTGGGGGCCACTTCGGAATCGTCAGAAACGATGTCGCGGACCGCGCTGGCGGACTGGCTGACGGATCGGAAGAATCCGCTGGTATCCCGCGTGTGGGTCAATCGGCTCTGGCAGTATCATTTCGGACGGGGTCTGGTGGCAACCCCCAGTGATTTTGGTGTGCAGGGCGAGAAACCGACACATCCCGAGTTGCTGGACTGGCTGGCGGCTGAGTTGATGGATCAGGGCTGGAGCACGAAGCACATTCATCGGCTGATTGTGCTTTCGTCAACCTATCGGCAGGCACGTTCATTTAACGAAACCAATTTGAAACAGGATCCCGAGAATCGACTGCTCTGGAGCTGGCCTCGTCGTCGGTTGGAAGCGGAAGCGATTCGCGATTCAATTTTATGTGCGACGGGTGAACTCAAACGCGAACTTGGAGGACCGAGTGTGCCTCAGGAACGCGAAGAGGAAAATTTGCGACGCACAATTTATCTGTTTCAGCGGCGGAGCGAGAAGCCATCCGTGATGGCGATGTTTGACGCGCCGGACAGTATCGCCAGTTGTTCCCGTCGGCAGGTTTCGACCGTCGCACTGCAACCTCTCTTTATGTTGAACAGTCAGTTCATGGATCGACGGGCGCAGGTCCTGGCGAAAACGATTGTTGAGGAAGCCGGCGATCATCACGGTCAACAGGTCGAGCGTGCGTTTTTACGAGTGTTAGGTCGCATGCCGACTGCACAGGAACAGAAGCGTGCGATGCTCTTTTATGAAATGGAGAAACCTGTAGTGGAGCAGAAACGTCCGCTGTCGATGCTCTGTCATGCGTTACTGAATTTGAACGAGTTTATGTACATCCCTTAA
- a CDS encoding FecR domain-containing protein, giving the protein MNQPNDAIRKELEALTCRLLEKQLTTDQDARLTEILNAYPDLIKDYTNQIHLDSLLSASLYESVPEGINVVDQENLSHESQTTHLGIPSAELPASRRFSFRLRGIALVMVVLLVGAVVWLNQKVPPRQENQIASRPDYVGMLLDTEDAVWGHDDLEEDIPYGTQFKTGQSLWLKSGIARIHFQSGAGVVLEGPAKIEFRSPLNALLHHGKLAAYVPDEAQGFSVDTSKIRIVDLGTRFGTVVDRSGEAEVHVFEGEVDVKPVMSANKKLANLKASQALRFSNGTVQGAEISVTPAKFADVPTLEQLVAAKSGNYPPQETIHFENHQPLNQISLIKENSALPAGILVGEDFEYPSTSLFQQNGGIGFDHEGWWVDQNFTRLMVPEKRMQWGGLDGGPMILEARGRHHAYPSLAHRMARKLETPLKDDFYFSVLVQYHGLDGDDFFGLWFDDSKGRLGNSHSLVPSVGFKEGQFFARFTVKDEVLFQEPIDHETFLLVGHLARKNAPHFNHLEVWVNPVGDRVETPDVVVNLPKEGKLLKSINALGMRIGQYTEVTDSLFLDRLVIGDSYEAVTQPAAVQK; this is encoded by the coding sequence ATGAATCAACCCAATGATGCCATTCGCAAAGAACTGGAAGCTCTGACCTGCCGTCTCCTGGAAAAACAGTTGACGACAGATCAAGACGCGCGGCTGACCGAGATTCTCAATGCGTATCCTGATCTCATTAAAGATTATACGAATCAAATTCATCTCGATTCACTCTTGTCTGCCAGCTTGTATGAATCAGTTCCGGAAGGAATCAATGTTGTAGATCAGGAAAATTTGTCTCACGAAAGTCAGACAACTCATTTGGGAATCCCTTCCGCGGAGCTCCCAGCTTCCCGTCGATTTTCTTTTCGCTTGCGAGGGATCGCGTTAGTCATGGTGGTTCTGTTGGTCGGTGCTGTTGTTTGGTTGAACCAGAAAGTGCCGCCCCGACAAGAGAACCAAATCGCCTCTCGCCCCGACTACGTCGGTATGCTACTCGATACGGAAGATGCGGTTTGGGGACATGACGATCTCGAAGAAGACATTCCCTATGGCACTCAGTTTAAAACAGGGCAATCTCTGTGGTTGAAATCGGGAATTGCCCGCATCCATTTTCAGAGTGGGGCAGGAGTTGTCTTAGAAGGTCCGGCGAAGATCGAATTCCGTTCTCCTTTGAATGCACTGCTGCATCATGGAAAACTGGCTGCGTATGTGCCTGATGAGGCGCAGGGGTTTTCTGTGGATACTTCCAAAATACGAATTGTTGATTTGGGAACACGGTTTGGTACCGTTGTGGATCGGTCAGGCGAAGCGGAAGTGCATGTGTTTGAAGGCGAAGTTGATGTGAAACCGGTGATGTCCGCGAACAAGAAGCTTGCCAACCTCAAGGCCAGCCAGGCACTACGGTTTTCGAACGGAACAGTTCAGGGGGCAGAAATCAGTGTGACGCCAGCGAAGTTTGCAGATGTGCCGACGCTCGAACAACTCGTCGCGGCGAAGTCCGGTAACTATCCGCCGCAAGAGACAATTCATTTTGAGAATCACCAGCCATTGAATCAAATTTCGCTCATCAAAGAGAATTCCGCATTGCCTGCGGGGATTCTGGTGGGTGAGGATTTTGAATATCCGTCGACTTCGCTATTTCAACAAAACGGTGGTATCGGATTCGATCATGAAGGCTGGTGGGTCGATCAAAATTTTACCCGCTTGATGGTTCCTGAGAAAAGAATGCAATGGGGAGGACTGGATGGGGGGCCGATGATCTTAGAGGCCCGCGGTCGTCATCATGCCTATCCTTCACTCGCACATCGGATGGCCCGCAAACTGGAAACACCACTTAAGGATGATTTCTATTTCAGCGTCCTGGTCCAATATCATGGTTTGGATGGAGATGACTTTTTTGGCCTCTGGTTTGATGATTCAAAGGGCCGTCTGGGAAACAGCCATTCCCTGGTGCCGAGTGTCGGGTTTAAAGAGGGGCAGTTCTTTGCTCGTTTTACTGTGAAAGATGAAGTCTTATTTCAGGAGCCCATCGATCATGAAACGTTTTTGCTGGTAGGCCATCTTGCCAGGAAAAATGCCCCTCATTTTAATCATCTGGAGGTCTGGGTGAACCCGGTTGGTGATCGGGTAGAAACTCCGGATGTTGTTGTGAACCTACCGAAAGAGGGGAAGCTCCTGAAATCGATTAACGCTCTAGGCATGCGGATCGGGCAATATACTGAAGTGACCGATTCGCTTTTTCTGGATCGGCTCGTCATTGGTGATTCGTATGAAGCAGTCACACAACCTGCTGCCGTTCAGAAATAG
- a CDS encoding sigma-70 family RNA polymerase sigma factor → MQNQELDEEYVALIAASQPVLRGLLMALIRRAADVDDVLQETNTVLWRKRAEYNWRLDFTPWACRIAQLQAMAFFKRVRNHGQAALDDRTLEQIAVIATQQAVNTKTHAEALTYCMEKLSPEHRQLVENRYCESIPVNQIASQAGRSADAVSMTLYRIRKTLMECIQKTVAQEAHL, encoded by the coding sequence TTGCAGAATCAGGAACTTGATGAAGAATACGTCGCTTTAATTGCAGCCAGCCAACCTGTATTGCGTGGTTTGTTAATGGCGTTGATTCGTCGGGCCGCGGATGTGGATGATGTGTTGCAGGAAACGAATACCGTTTTGTGGCGGAAACGGGCCGAGTATAACTGGCGATTAGATTTCACGCCTTGGGCGTGTCGGATTGCTCAACTGCAGGCGATGGCGTTTTTTAAGCGGGTACGGAATCACGGACAGGCGGCCCTCGATGATCGGACGCTGGAGCAGATCGCTGTCATCGCCACACAACAGGCGGTCAATACAAAAACACACGCTGAGGCGCTCACATATTGTATGGAAAAGCTCTCGCCGGAACATCGTCAGTTGGTAGAAAACCGATATTGTGAGTCGATACCCGTGAATCAGATCGCTTCGCAAGCAGGGCGCTCGGCGGATGCGGTTTCGATGACCTTGTATCGGATTCGTAAGACACTCATGGAGTGTATTCAAAAGACGGTTGCCCAGGAGGCGCATTTATGA
- a CDS encoding C40 family peptidase, whose translation MPRYEEIRDQFKTGDIILFSGKGAFSSMIKLFSGGKWSHIGMVIRLPDFDDAVLLWESTTLTNTSDVEFNSSIKGVQLVALSERISRYAGEISLRPLNKPINESMYSDLSQLRHKLSRRPYERDELELLRSAWDGIAGANSEDLSSVFCSELVAEAYQSMGLLPEPPVGLPSNEYTPLDFSEARELKLQGDYRLKREISIT comes from the coding sequence ATGCCCAGGTATGAAGAAATTCGGGATCAATTCAAAACTGGTGATATCATCTTATTCTCTGGAAAAGGTGCTTTTTCAAGTATGATTAAATTGTTTTCCGGAGGAAAATGGTCACATATAGGAATGGTTATTCGTCTTCCAGATTTTGACGATGCAGTACTACTTTGGGAATCTACTACACTAACAAATACATCTGATGTAGAGTTCAATAGCAGCATCAAAGGTGTACAGTTAGTTGCACTAAGTGAAAGAATTTCACGATATGCTGGAGAAATTTCCCTAAGACCGCTGAACAAACCAATTAATGAATCTATGTATTCAGACCTTTCTCAACTACGTCACAAGCTGTCTAGGCGCCCCTATGAAAGAGATGAATTAGAGCTATTGCGATCTGCTTGGGACGGAATTGCAGGGGCTAACAGTGAAGATCTCTCAAGTGTGTTTTGTTCGGAGCTAGTGGCAGAAGCTTATCAGTCAATGGGCTTGTTACCAGAGCCTCCAGTTGGGTTACCTTCAAACGAATATACGCCTCTTGATTTTTCTGAAGCAAGAGAATTGAAGCTTCAGGGCGACTATCGTTTGAAAAGAGAAATTTCTATTACCTAG
- a CDS encoding carboxypeptidase-like regulatory domain-containing protein: MFRQLTGVLVLLLTLTNPSYSDVELSGIVTSNDTQKPIKGVFIRVKAERSGRTLGNIGRTDKDGRYSIKIKEVDEAIFLDFNPGDRTNNAPDSVRLLSGSKKQQINKVLRAGNIVRARSMAPRSCPKPCCPNPCCPNPCCPNPCCPNPCCPNPCCPPIEKSEKQKIEPIPDGKSNFRKMSSNDRLKDALEKLASFEDFGYRLIQINNPDEFDIQMKKSIVNYMRNMPLAKELIYGEDQYSQGLYNALTRKREIVFSLYNLENIEQTRVNSPEPCCHVYKCKKRYRKSRKCRVRKKCWRR; the protein is encoded by the coding sequence ATGTTTCGACAATTGACTGGTGTATTAGTACTATTACTTACTTTGACAAACCCCTCATATAGTGATGTTGAGCTTTCAGGAATTGTTACTAGTAATGATACTCAAAAACCTATTAAGGGCGTTTTTATTAGGGTAAAGGCAGAACGATCAGGACGTACCTTGGGAAATATAGGAAGAACTGATAAAGATGGAAGATACTCCATTAAAATCAAAGAAGTAGACGAAGCAATTTTTCTAGATTTTAATCCAGGTGATCGAACAAATAACGCACCCGACAGTGTTAGACTATTATCTGGAAGTAAAAAACAACAAATCAACAAAGTTCTTAGAGCTGGTAACATTGTAAGAGCTAGATCGATGGCTCCACGTTCTTGCCCAAAACCTTGTTGCCCAAATCCTTGTTGCCCAAATCCTTGTTGCCCAAATCCTTGTTGCCCAAATCCTTGTTGCCCAAATCCTTGTTGCCCACCAATAGAAAAATCGGAGAAACAGAAAATTGAGCCGATTCCTGATGGAAAATCAAACTTTAGAAAGATGTCCTCTAATGATAGATTAAAAGATGCTCTGGAAAAACTTGCTTCATTTGAGGATTTTGGCTATCGATTGATACAGATTAATAATCCTGATGAATTTGATATTCAAATGAAAAAATCTATTGTAAACTATATGCGTAATATGCCACTCGCTAAAGAATTAATATACGGTGAAGACCAATACAGCCAAGGTCTTTATAATGCCTTAACTCGAAAGAGAGAAATCGTATTTTCTCTCTATAATCTAGAAAATATTGAACAAACTAGAGTCAACTCTCCAGAACCTTGTTGCCATGTTTACAAATGTAAAAAGCGATATCGAAAATCGAGAAAATGTAGAGTTCGTAAAAAATGCTGGCGTCGATAA
- a CDS encoding alpha/beta hydrolase, whose translation MQQRLFLNFLIIWIVLSLLSFNAGFVMAENPKTKETKLETEELFPRILGVTFFSQNLKQRKRAVVVLPKHRQQIKQQKRRMLVILHGRGRHELSLIEDKGVRKQLLDSGLFVILPDGDDGWYINSPVRKSDVYEMYLEEVLAVVTQEFQLPTARQQWAIAGWSMGGFGCVNFAARHPDRFIAVSSMIGLLDFPRNGLPKGQSYRVPTARFGSDEAVWKQFNPIERAEKLKGMCVLIVTADKAFDRTMNEHFRERLIELKQPPEWIMLKGRHTFSVVSESIPLMLEFTKRAFQI comes from the coding sequence ATGCAACAGCGTTTGTTTTTGAATTTTCTGATAATCTGGATTGTTCTTTCTTTACTGTCATTTAATGCTGGTTTCGTTATGGCAGAGAATCCGAAAACTAAGGAGACGAAGCTCGAAACTGAGGAGCTCTTTCCACGGATTCTGGGAGTGACGTTTTTCAGCCAGAATCTCAAGCAACGGAAACGGGCTGTGGTCGTCTTGCCAAAACATCGGCAACAGATCAAACAGCAAAAACGTCGCATGTTAGTGATTCTACATGGTCGTGGTCGGCATGAACTCTCTTTAATTGAAGACAAGGGCGTTCGCAAGCAGTTGCTCGATTCCGGTCTGTTTGTGATCCTGCCGGATGGCGATGATGGCTGGTACATTAATTCGCCGGTGCGCAAGTCAGACGTTTATGAAATGTATCTTGAAGAAGTGCTGGCTGTTGTTACTCAGGAATTTCAGTTACCCACTGCACGTCAACAATGGGCGATTGCCGGCTGGTCGATGGGGGGCTTTGGTTGTGTGAATTTTGCTGCACGCCATCCCGATCGATTTATTGCCGTCAGTTCGATGATTGGGTTACTCGATTTTCCGCGAAACGGCTTACCAAAAGGCCAGTCGTACCGTGTGCCCACCGCCCGCTTTGGTTCAGACGAAGCAGTCTGGAAACAGTTTAATCCGATTGAGCGGGCCGAGAAGCTGAAGGGGATGTGCGTATTAATCGTCACCGCTGACAAGGCATTCGACCGGACGATGAACGAACATTTTCGAGAACGGCTGATCGAACTGAAGCAGCCGCCCGAATGGATCATGCTTAAAGGAAGGCATACGTTTTCTGTGGTGAGTGAATCTATTCCGCTTATGTTGGAGTTTACGAAACGGGCGTTTCAGATATAA
- a CDS encoding FAD-dependent oxidoreductase produces the protein MAFNSIVKFKGNKNEVTLLQEHTLNCEILVAGGGMAGCCCAIAAARCGAKVILCQDRSVLGGNASSEIRMHIVGANGTGGFDRGVELETEAREGGIIEELRLENCVRNPQRSASMFDLILFEKCKAEPNLTLLLNTAVTAVTLNGDQIEHAIAERQSTEDRFTINAEIFIDCTGDGRLAAEAGALFIEGREGRQQFNESLAPETPDNHRLGSTILLQARRHNRPMPFIAPEWVRKFEQDELKRRLYATPGEEQPTHEYGYWWAEWGGVLDTIKQNEEIRDELLAVVMGIWDHVKNGPPGTPAGDDPFEAAHWALDWFGFLPGKRESRRFIGQHILTEQDLLTSRDFPDAIAFGGWSLDLHPPEGIDAPDLEPCTQHPVPSLYNVPLSACISKNRTNLMFAGRNISATHVAFSSTRVMATCAVIGQGVGTAAAFAVQQKLPPAELISNQGVMAQVQQQLLRDDSYLVGIQIQDHNDLARAACISASSERVGYEAANVVSGQTRCVHGAAGAPEGRANPGGHRWMSDPKAGLPATLQLEWDVPIQPSEIQLIFDTGLHRHLTLSHHDGYTSKMQWGAPQAETVRDYRIEVFDGKTWFLLAEVEGNFQRRRVHTVERTSSLSAIRVVVTASNGVDHARICEVRVY, from the coding sequence ATGGCATTTAATAGCATTGTCAAATTCAAAGGCAATAAAAACGAAGTGACCCTTTTGCAAGAACATACATTGAATTGCGAGATCCTCGTCGCTGGTGGCGGGATGGCGGGCTGCTGTTGCGCTATCGCTGCGGCCCGTTGTGGGGCCAAGGTCATTTTATGTCAGGATCGTTCTGTACTCGGCGGAAATGCCTCAAGCGAAATTCGCATGCATATCGTAGGGGCGAATGGAACAGGCGGCTTTGATCGTGGGGTGGAGCTGGAAACAGAGGCCCGTGAAGGGGGAATCATCGAAGAGTTGCGGCTGGAGAATTGTGTCCGCAATCCTCAGCGGTCGGCTTCGATGTTTGATTTGATCTTATTTGAGAAATGCAAGGCGGAGCCAAATCTCACATTGCTGCTCAATACTGCGGTGACCGCCGTCACGTTAAACGGTGATCAAATCGAGCATGCGATTGCAGAACGTCAAAGTACTGAAGACCGTTTTACGATCAACGCAGAGATCTTCATTGACTGCACCGGCGATGGTCGGCTGGCAGCGGAAGCGGGGGCTCTGTTTATTGAGGGGCGAGAAGGGCGGCAGCAGTTCAACGAATCACTGGCTCCTGAAACGCCAGACAATCATCGCCTGGGTTCCACGATTTTGCTGCAGGCCCGTCGTCATAATCGACCGATGCCCTTTATCGCACCTGAGTGGGTACGGAAATTTGAACAGGACGAATTGAAACGGCGACTCTATGCGACACCCGGTGAAGAGCAACCGACGCATGAATACGGTTACTGGTGGGCAGAGTGGGGCGGTGTACTGGATACGATCAAGCAGAATGAAGAGATCCGCGATGAGTTGTTAGCGGTCGTGATGGGGATTTGGGATCATGTAAAGAACGGACCACCGGGAACGCCTGCAGGAGACGATCCCTTTGAAGCGGCGCACTGGGCGCTGGATTGGTTTGGTTTTCTCCCCGGCAAACGTGAAAGCCGACGGTTTATCGGTCAACACATTCTGACCGAACAGGATCTGCTTACTTCACGCGACTTTCCCGATGCGATTGCCTTTGGCGGCTGGTCGCTCGATCTACATCCCCCGGAAGGCATCGACGCACCCGACCTTGAGCCCTGTACTCAACATCCGGTACCTTCGTTGTATAATGTGCCTCTGTCTGCCTGTATTTCGAAAAACAGAACCAATCTGATGTTTGCCGGCCGCAATATTTCTGCAACACATGTGGCTTTCTCTTCTACAAGGGTGATGGCGACTTGTGCGGTGATCGGGCAGGGGGTCGGGACCGCAGCCGCGTTCGCTGTGCAGCAGAAGTTGCCGCCGGCGGAGCTGATTTCGAATCAAGGTGTGATGGCACAAGTTCAGCAACAGTTGTTGCGGGACGATTCGTATCTGGTCGGGATTCAGATTCAGGATCACAACGATCTTGCGCGAGCCGCGTGTATTTCAGCCAGCAGCGAGCGGGTTGGCTATGAAGCGGCGAATGTGGTTTCAGGTCAGACGCGTTGTGTGCATGGAGCTGCGGGAGCACCGGAGGGCCGTGCGAATCCTGGTGGTCACCGCTGGATGTCTGATCCCAAAGCGGGTTTACCTGCTACATTACAACTGGAGTGGGATGTGCCGATTCAACCGAGTGAAATTCAACTCATTTTTGATACAGGCTTGCATCGGCATCTGACACTCAGTCATCATGATGGATACACGTCAAAGATGCAGTGGGGAGCGCCGCAGGCGGAAACAGTGCGTGATTATCGCATCGAAGTCTTTGACGGAAAAACCTGGTTTCTGTTAGCAGAAGTCGAGGGGAATTTTCAACGTCGCCGTGTGCATACAGTCGAACGAACATCGTCATTGTCAGCAATCCGTGTTGTTGTGACCGCTTCGAATGGAGTCGATCATGCTCGGATTTGTGAAGTACGTGTTTATTGA
- a CDS encoding FadR/GntR family transcriptional regulator, giving the protein MTLITKEPQNSLALELSERIRHRIQSAEFNDGDFFLTEAELAEEYNVSRRIAREAVNRLCALGLLEGRKRKGLIVRHPDPVEVWANCLPSLARSQEKLAELAQFRYALEVGAVEMAVKNASEEQIAQLATLAKEFKLIASKKKNRKQRTELERQFHGLILEMSGSSFIADMQKLLATLFETSYPPRESPVLEDDVNDRIIWQHFELVSAIQDRDVERARSVMRSHLKYLLMSKPDIP; this is encoded by the coding sequence ATGACACTTATAACCAAAGAACCACAGAATTCACTGGCACTGGAATTGTCAGAACGCATTCGACACCGGATCCAGTCTGCTGAGTTCAATGATGGTGATTTTTTTCTCACCGAAGCCGAACTTGCAGAGGAATACAACGTCTCGCGACGAATCGCCCGCGAAGCTGTCAACCGTTTGTGTGCACTGGGATTGCTGGAAGGTCGCAAACGAAAAGGACTCATTGTTCGCCATCCCGATCCGGTCGAAGTCTGGGCCAACTGCCTGCCATCACTGGCCAGGTCACAGGAAAAACTGGCCGAACTCGCACAGTTCCGTTATGCCCTGGAAGTGGGTGCTGTGGAAATGGCAGTCAAAAATGCGAGTGAAGAACAAATCGCTCAACTGGCAACTCTGGCCAAAGAATTCAAATTGATTGCGAGTAAAAAGAAGAACCGCAAACAACGAACCGAACTCGAACGACAATTCCATGGGCTGATTCTGGAAATGTCAGGTTCATCGTTTATCGCGGACATGCAGAAGCTATTAGCGACGCTCTTTGAAACATCTTACCCTCCAAGAGAATCCCCCGTTTTAGAAGACGACGTGAACGACCGCATCATCTGGCAGCACTTTGAACTCGTCAGCGCGATTCAAGACCGGGATGTGGAACGGGCACGTTCCGTGATGCGATCCCATTTGAAATACTTATTGATGTCCAAACCAGATATTCCCTGA